Sequence from the Nocardia brasiliensis genome:
GCCAGGCGCCACTGGAACTGCTCGACGAGATCAGCGAACGGATCGGGCTCACCCCGACGCCCCTGTTCCTCCCGGTCGGCATCGCGGGCGACTTCCGCGGCCTGCTGCGCCGCGGCGCGGAGGGCGCTCCGCTCGAATACATCCACTTCACCCGCACCGCGGGTGGCGCGACCATCGCGCCGGAGGAGTCGCTGACCCCGGCCGAGGCCGAGGCGCGCGAGGGCGAGGCGTGGACCACTGCGGCCGAGGAGAGCGAGCTGCTCTCGGCCACCGGCCAGGACCACGATCAGGAACTGTTCCTGGCCGGCCAGACCTCCCCGGTCATCTACGCCTCGGCGATGCTGAATTTCGGTGTGCGCCAACTGCTGGAGACCCTGGTCGCGCTGGCGCCCGCGCCCGGCCCACGCGCCGATGTGCACGGCAAGGCCCGCGAGACCACCGAGCCGTTCAGCGCCGTCGTGTTCAAGGTGCAGGCGGGCATGGACGCCGCGCACCGCGACCGGCTCGCGTTCATGCGCATCGTCTCCGGCGAGTTCGAGCGCGGCATGGTCGTGACGCACGCGCAGACCGGCCGTCCGTTCGCCACCAAGTACGCGTTGACCGTGTTCGGCCGGGAACGCACCACGGTCGACACCGCCTACCCCGGCGACGTGGTCGGCCTGGTGAACGCGACCGCGCTGGCCCCGGGCCACACGCTGTTCGTGGACAAGAAGGTGGAGTTCCCGCCGATCCCGTCCTTCGCGCCGGAACACTTCGCGGTGCTGCGGGCCGAGAGCGCGGGCAAGTACAAGCAGTTCCGCAAGGCCATCGACCAGCTCGACTCCGAGGGCGTGGTGCAGGTGCTGCGCAACGATATTCGCGGCGACGCCGCGCCGGTGCTCGCCGCGGTCGGCCCGATGCAGTTCGAGGTGGTCACCGCGCGGATGACCACCGAGTTCAGTGTCGAGACCCGGATGGAGAACCTGCCATACACGCTGGCCCGGCGCACCGACGCCGCGTCGGCGGACGAACTCGACCGCCAGCGCGGGGTCGAGGTGTTCACCCGCAGCGACGGCGCGCTGCTCGCCCTGTTCAGCGACAAGTGGCGGCTGCAGTACATCGAGAAGGAATTCCCGAGCCTGACCCTCGAGCCCCTGGTCGCGACCGCGGACTGAGTTCTCGCCCGCCGCCGGGCCTCAGCCCGCTTCCGGCTCCGACGTGGCGCCGGGGTCGCGCTCGACCGAGGAGATGACGCCCTCTTCGCGCGAGATGAGACCCCATCTGCTCGAGGTGAGCCGCAGGCTCGGCAGATCGCTCAGCGACAGCACCACCTCGTAGGTGCGCTCGTACCCGGTG
This genomic interval carries:
- a CDS encoding peptide chain release factor 3, yielding MTASPEGLPAEVSRRRTFAVISHPDAGKSTLTEALALHARMISEAGAIHGKAGRRSTVSDWMEMEKARGISVSSTALQFNYRAEGADEDSVINLVDTPGHSDFSEDTYRVLTAVDAAVMLIDAAKGLEPQTLKLFQVCRHRGIPVITVINKWDRPGQAPLELLDEISERIGLTPTPLFLPVGIAGDFRGLLRRGAEGAPLEYIHFTRTAGGATIAPEESLTPAEAEAREGEAWTTAAEESELLSATGQDHDQELFLAGQTSPVIYASAMLNFGVRQLLETLVALAPAPGPRADVHGKARETTEPFSAVVFKVQAGMDAAHRDRLAFMRIVSGEFERGMVVTHAQTGRPFATKYALTVFGRERTTVDTAYPGDVVGLVNATALAPGHTLFVDKKVEFPPIPSFAPEHFAVLRAESAGKYKQFRKAIDQLDSEGVVQVLRNDIRGDAAPVLAAVGPMQFEVVTARMTTEFSVETRMENLPYTLARRTDAASADELDRQRGVEVFTRSDGALLALFSDKWRLQYIEKEFPSLTLEPLVATAD